The proteins below come from a single Beutenbergia cavernae DSM 12333 genomic window:
- the pgi gene encoding glucose-6-phosphate isomerase: MTFDAAAPIDPTSTPAWADLLAHHDALDVDLRAWFAADPKRAERMSHRLADLHVDLSKNTVTPATLDLLVQLARETNVPERLAAMFAGEHVNTTEDRAVLHTALRRPAGAEPPLVVDGQHVDDDVQAELAKMYAFAEKVRSGTWRGLTGERVRTVVNIGIGGSDLGPVMAYEALKPYVQEGVEVRFVSNIDPTDIARATRDLDPATTLFVVASKTFTTLETLTNARLARAWLWARLEAAGDVDDATSRAAAVAHHFVAVSTALDKVAAFGIDPANAFGFWDWVGGRYSVDSTIGTSLAIAIGPDAFAQLLAGFHAVDEHVRTTPIERNVPVLMGLLNVWYVNVVGAHTHAVLPYSQYLHRFPAYLQQLTMESNGKSVRWDGSPVTTQTGEVFWGEPGTNGQHAFYQLLHQGTRIVPADFIAFATPNDPLRDGANHDADVHSLLLANFLAQTKALAFGKTPDEVRAEGTPEHLVPARTFAGNRPTTSIMAPLLTPSVLGQLIALYEHITFVQGAVWGIDSFDQWGVELGKTLALQIAPALTGDAAALAAQDPSTAALIAYSRAHRGPDPEA; the protein is encoded by the coding sequence GTGACCTTCGACGCCGCCGCCCCGATCGACCCGACGTCCACACCAGCGTGGGCCGACCTGCTCGCCCACCACGACGCGCTCGACGTCGACCTGCGCGCCTGGTTCGCCGCCGACCCGAAGCGCGCCGAGCGGATGAGCCACCGCCTCGCGGACCTGCACGTCGACCTGTCGAAGAACACCGTCACGCCCGCGACGCTCGACCTCCTCGTCCAGCTCGCACGCGAGACGAACGTGCCGGAGCGCCTGGCCGCCATGTTCGCCGGCGAGCACGTCAACACGACCGAGGACCGCGCCGTCCTGCACACCGCGTTGCGCCGCCCCGCAGGAGCGGAGCCGCCGCTCGTGGTCGACGGCCAGCACGTCGACGACGACGTACAGGCTGAGCTGGCCAAGATGTACGCCTTCGCGGAGAAGGTCCGCAGCGGCACCTGGCGCGGCCTCACGGGCGAGCGCGTCCGCACCGTCGTCAACATCGGCATCGGCGGGTCCGACCTCGGCCCCGTCATGGCGTACGAGGCGCTCAAGCCGTACGTGCAGGAGGGCGTCGAGGTCAGGTTCGTCTCGAACATCGACCCGACCGACATCGCCCGCGCGACCCGCGACCTCGACCCGGCCACCACGCTGTTCGTCGTCGCGTCCAAGACGTTCACGACGCTCGAGACGCTCACGAACGCGCGTCTCGCACGCGCGTGGCTCTGGGCGCGGCTCGAGGCCGCGGGCGACGTCGACGACGCCACGTCCCGTGCCGCGGCGGTCGCCCACCACTTCGTCGCCGTCTCGACGGCGCTCGACAAGGTCGCCGCGTTCGGCATCGACCCGGCGAACGCGTTCGGGTTCTGGGACTGGGTGGGCGGGCGCTACTCGGTGGACTCGACGATCGGGACCTCGCTCGCCATCGCGATCGGTCCCGACGCGTTCGCCCAGCTCCTCGCCGGCTTCCACGCCGTCGACGAGCACGTGCGGACCACGCCGATCGAGCGCAACGTGCCGGTCCTCATGGGGTTGCTCAACGTCTGGTACGTCAACGTCGTCGGCGCCCACACGCACGCCGTCCTGCCGTACTCGCAGTACCTGCACCGGTTCCCCGCGTACCTGCAGCAGCTCACGATGGAGTCGAACGGCAAGTCGGTGCGCTGGGACGGCTCGCCCGTGACGACGCAGACCGGCGAGGTCTTCTGGGGCGAGCCCGGCACGAACGGGCAGCACGCGTTCTACCAGCTCCTCCACCAGGGCACACGGATCGTCCCGGCGGACTTCATCGCGTTCGCGACGCCGAACGACCCGCTCCGCGACGGCGCGAACCACGACGCCGACGTCCACTCCCTGCTCCTCGCGAACTTCCTCGCGCAGACCAAGGCGCTCGCGTTCGGCAAGACCCCGGACGAGGTCCGCGCCGAGGGGACTCCGGAGCACCTCGTGCCCGCCCGCACGTTCGCCGGCAACCGCCCGACGACGTCGATCATGGCGCCGCTGCTGACGCCGTCGGTGCTCGGCCAGCTCATCGCGCTCTACGAGCACATCACGTTCGTGCAGGGCGCCGTGTGGGGCATCGACAGCTTCGACCAGTGGGGCGTAGAGCTCGGCAAGACGCTCGCGCTGCAGATCGCGCCCGCGCTGACGGGCGACGCCGCCGCGCTCGCCGCGCAGGACCCCTCCACCGCCGCGCTCATCGCGTACTCCCGCGCACACCGCGGTCCCGATCCCGAAGCGTGA
- a CDS encoding sensor histidine kinase → MTTELRTAPSAHDAARSPLRRRRRALVLSWAGVVVLTALTVAGAFDATGVLPLGGGLDVVVALAALALVPFLWTRRQLPVAYALAALAVLGPTATPASTVAVLAIARSRSVRTALPVAVVGFAAHAVQGLWRPIPLPYGWWLLCAAAVFAALLGWGAYWKARAELLLSLRERARRAERDQAERVERARHDERTRIAREMHDTLAHRLTLIAATAGALEYRPDAPPEQAAAAAARVRDAVSGALDDLRGILRLLRAGPDELRPAPGLADLGQLVAEARAAGGAVRYDDGGTLDGVEAPPALALAAYRVVQEGLTNARRHAPDAAVSVTIAREPDGMRVAVVDDGATAPAAGASDGSGTGLVGLAERVELLGGTLDVGPRPDGPGFAVVAWLPWGGWERASGSRSSTTTPSSEQRCD, encoded by the coding sequence GTGACCACCGAACTCCGTACCGCACCCTCCGCGCACGACGCCGCCCGGTCCCCGCTGCGGCGCCGTCGCCGGGCGCTCGTGCTGTCGTGGGCGGGCGTGGTTGTCCTGACCGCGCTGACCGTGGCGGGTGCCTTCGACGCCACCGGCGTGCTCCCGCTCGGTGGCGGGCTCGACGTTGTCGTCGCTCTCGCCGCGCTGGCGCTCGTCCCGTTCCTCTGGACCCGGCGCCAGCTGCCCGTGGCGTACGCCCTGGCCGCCCTGGCGGTGCTCGGGCCGACCGCCACGCCGGCCTCGACCGTCGCTGTGCTCGCGATCGCGCGTTCGCGCTCGGTCCGGACGGCGCTGCCGGTCGCCGTCGTCGGCTTCGCCGCGCACGCGGTGCAGGGCCTGTGGCGGCCGATCCCCCTGCCGTACGGGTGGTGGCTGCTCTGCGCTGCCGCCGTGTTCGCGGCACTGCTCGGATGGGGCGCGTACTGGAAGGCGCGCGCCGAGCTCCTCCTCTCGCTCCGTGAGCGGGCCCGGCGTGCGGAGCGGGACCAGGCGGAACGCGTCGAACGCGCCCGCCACGACGAGCGCACCCGGATCGCCCGCGAGATGCACGACACGCTGGCCCACCGGCTCACCCTCATCGCCGCCACGGCCGGGGCGCTCGAGTACCGCCCGGACGCGCCGCCGGAGCAGGCGGCGGCCGCGGCGGCGCGGGTGCGCGACGCCGTGAGCGGCGCGCTCGATGACCTGCGGGGGATCCTGCGCCTGCTGCGCGCGGGGCCGGACGAGCTCCGACCTGCGCCGGGGTTGGCGGACCTGGGCCAGCTGGTCGCCGAGGCGCGCGCGGCCGGTGGCGCGGTGCGGTACGACGACGGCGGGACCCTGGACGGCGTGGAGGCGCCGCCCGCGCTCGCGCTCGCCGCCTACCGCGTGGTGCAGGAGGGCCTGACGAACGCGCGTCGCCACGCACCCGACGCGGCCGTGTCGGTGACGATCGCGCGGGAGCCGGACGGGATGCGCGTGGCGGTGGTCGACGACGGCGCCACCGCCCCTGCCGCGGGCGCGTCGGACGGCTCCGGCACGGGACTCGTCGGGCTCGCGGAGCGGGTCGAGCTGCTCGGCGGAACCCTCGACGTCGGTCCGCGCCCGGACGGACCCGGCTTCGCCGTCGTCGCCTGGCTACCGTGGGGCGGGTGGGAACGAGCATCAGGGTCGCGATCGTCGACGACGACGCCCTCGTCCGAGCAGCGCTGCGACTGA
- a CDS encoding DUF6069 family protein: protein MSRTTPEVSAGPTAELASAAPARRLPRWIVPFAAAAAGAAVWLVGAAAGVGPVVVDGTEVGVVAVVVAGLVAGLLGWGVRALVGRIARRRGRTGQVGWLVTCAVVLLLSLSGPLGAEGGAAVTVLVAEHVVVGAVIALGLRR from the coding sequence ATGTCTCGCACCACTCCTGAGGTCTCTGCCGGCCCGACGGCGGAGCTCGCCTCCGCGGCGCCGGCCCGACGCCTGCCCCGCTGGATCGTCCCGTTCGCCGCGGCCGCGGCAGGCGCCGCCGTCTGGCTCGTCGGAGCAGCGGCAGGCGTCGGACCCGTCGTCGTCGACGGGACGGAGGTCGGCGTCGTCGCGGTCGTCGTCGCCGGACTCGTCGCAGGACTCCTCGGCTGGGGCGTCCGGGCGCTGGTCGGGCGGATCGCGCGGCGCCGCGGACGCACCGGCCAGGTCGGCTGGCTGGTGACCTGCGCCGTCGTCCTCCTGCTCTCGTTGTCTGGACCGCTCGGCGCCGAGGGCGGAGCGGCCGTCACGGTGCTGGTCGCCGAGCACGTCGTCGTCGGCGCCGTGATCGCCCTCGGCCTGCGCCGATGA
- a CDS encoding STAS domain-containing protein — protein sequence MTISDLAHGGITHTRNGGGVVIRIWGEVDAALRDDASAAMAAVLADPGPVVIDARDVTFIDSTGLAFILQLHKHGSEESREVVLRDPAPRLTELLELAAVGDLVRVERTPVPPTEQTSQSLSSR from the coding sequence ATGACCATCTCCGACCTCGCCCACGGCGGGATCACGCACACCCGGAACGGCGGAGGAGTCGTCATCCGGATCTGGGGCGAGGTGGATGCCGCGCTCCGCGACGACGCGAGTGCCGCCATGGCGGCGGTCCTCGCCGATCCGGGACCGGTCGTCATCGACGCACGCGACGTCACGTTCATCGACTCGACCGGGCTCGCCTTCATCCTGCAGCTGCACAAGCACGGTTCGGAGGAGAGCCGCGAGGTGGTGCTCCGCGACCCGGCGCCCCGGCTCACGGAGCTGCTCGAGCTGGCCGCCGTCGGCGATCTCGTCCGGGTCGAACGCACGCCGGTCCCACCGACCGAGCAGACGTCTCAGTCGCTCTCCTCGCGCTGA
- a CDS encoding response regulator transcription factor: MLDGADGIVVVAEADDGAALPAVLDAHPLDVVLMDLRMPRVDGIAATREVRRRRDAPAVVVLTTFDTREEVEGALHAGAVGYLLKDAPPARIAEAVRAAALGEPVLSPQVARRLMTSAADAGAARSTARAALGRLTARGREVALEIGRGASNADVGARLHLSVPTVKAYVSSVLAKLGVENRTQVALLVHEAAEEPPS; encoded by the coding sequence ATGCTCGACGGCGCCGACGGCATCGTCGTGGTCGCCGAGGCGGACGACGGCGCGGCGCTGCCGGCCGTGCTCGACGCTCACCCCCTCGACGTCGTGCTCATGGATCTGCGCATGCCGCGCGTCGACGGCATCGCCGCCACCCGTGAGGTGCGACGACGGCGTGACGCGCCCGCCGTCGTCGTCCTCACCACGTTCGACACCCGCGAGGAGGTCGAGGGAGCGCTGCACGCCGGGGCCGTCGGCTACCTGCTCAAGGACGCCCCGCCGGCCCGGATCGCGGAGGCGGTGCGCGCGGCGGCCCTGGGCGAGCCCGTGCTGTCGCCGCAGGTGGCGCGCCGGCTGATGACGAGCGCCGCCGACGCCGGTGCCGCCCGGAGCACCGCGAGAGCGGCCCTCGGGCGTCTCACCGCGCGCGGGCGGGAGGTGGCGCTCGAGATCGGGCGCGGGGCGAGCAACGCGGATGTCGGGGCGAGGCTCCACCTGAGCGTGCCGACCGTCAAGGCGTACGTGTCGAGCGTGCTCGCCAAGCTCGGCGTGGAGAACCGGACGCAGGTGGCGCTGCTCGTCCACGAGGCCGCTGAGGAGCCGCCGTCGTGA
- a CDS encoding SHOCT domain-containing protein: MDFFWLLIYAFLLFAYLMVLFQIIGDLFRDSKLSGWWKAVWIFFLIILPFLTALVYLIARGRGMGERQVAAIQQAKTDTDRYIQSVATQTSPAEQIGHAKSLLDAGTITQAEFDTLKAKALAS; this comes from the coding sequence ATGGACTTCTTCTGGTTGCTGATCTATGCGTTCCTGCTCTTCGCCTACCTGATGGTCCTGTTCCAGATCATCGGCGACCTGTTCCGCGACTCGAAGCTCTCCGGTTGGTGGAAGGCGGTCTGGATCTTCTTCCTCATCATCCTGCCGTTCCTGACGGCGCTGGTGTACCTCATCGCGCGTGGGCGCGGCATGGGAGAGCGCCAGGTCGCCGCGATCCAGCAGGCGAAGACCGACACCGATCGCTACATCCAGTCCGTGGCGACGCAGACCTCGCCGGCGGAGCAGATCGGGCACGCCAAGTCGCTCCTGGACGCCGGCACGATCACGCAGGCGGAGTTCGACACGCTCAAGGCGAAGGCGCTCGCGTCCTGA
- a CDS encoding alpha/beta hydrolase: MTDIPFGYLFGTALVALATAFALWPVRRPRPLSTISYFLGLALAELPVFALVLLTASSVLAVSEGDVAGPGGQVVLALALLTSVGLAVVLARALPATAVLTAALQHDLGVAPGAARTPRRVPTWLRALQGPVVVRPRNVTRVANIAYGPAGRRQQLDVLHRRDVPQGAPVLVYWHGGGYYSGSKNREARPLLHRLAQRGWVCVSANYRLRPQAGFAEHLADAKSAIAWAHAHAAEFGGDPSTLVVAGSSAGAHLASICALTPDTSVSAAVCLYGWYDSYYGTGPADAPASSPFAYVNPDAPPFFLTHGDHDTYAPVETARGFVRELRDASRQPVVYAELPGAHHAFDVFHSIRSEAVTDAVETFLDVTLRDRDRGVRGSTR, translated from the coding sequence ATGACTGACATCCCGTTCGGCTACCTGTTCGGCACCGCCCTCGTGGCGCTGGCGACGGCGTTCGCGCTCTGGCCGGTGCGCCGGCCGCGGCCCCTGTCGACGATCAGCTACTTCCTCGGTCTGGCCCTGGCCGAGCTGCCGGTGTTCGCGTTGGTCCTGCTCACGGCGTCGTCGGTGCTCGCCGTGTCCGAGGGCGACGTCGCCGGCCCGGGCGGGCAGGTCGTGCTCGCGCTCGCGCTGCTCACGAGCGTGGGCCTCGCCGTCGTCCTCGCCCGCGCCCTCCCGGCGACGGCGGTGCTCACCGCGGCCCTGCAGCACGACCTCGGCGTCGCGCCGGGCGCGGCACGGACACCACGCCGGGTTCCCACGTGGCTCCGAGCGCTCCAGGGACCGGTGGTGGTGCGCCCGCGCAACGTCACGCGCGTCGCGAACATTGCGTACGGGCCGGCGGGCCGGCGGCAGCAGCTCGACGTGCTGCACCGCCGCGACGTGCCCCAGGGCGCGCCCGTGCTCGTGTACTGGCACGGCGGCGGGTACTACTCGGGCTCCAAGAACCGGGAGGCCCGGCCGCTCCTGCACCGGTTGGCCCAGCGAGGCTGGGTCTGCGTCAGCGCGAACTACCGCCTGCGCCCGCAGGCCGGCTTCGCCGAGCACCTCGCCGACGCGAAGTCGGCGATCGCCTGGGCGCACGCTCACGCGGCGGAGTTCGGCGGTGACCCGTCGACACTCGTGGTCGCCGGGTCGTCAGCGGGCGCGCACCTGGCGTCGATCTGTGCTCTCACGCCTGACACGTCCGTGTCGGCCGCCGTCTGCCTGTACGGGTGGTACGACTCCTACTACGGCACGGGCCCCGCCGACGCGCCGGCTTCGTCCCCGTTCGCGTACGTCAACCCGGACGCGCCGCCGTTCTTCCTCACGCACGGCGACCACGACACGTACGCGCCGGTGGAGACCGCTCGCGGGTTCGTCCGGGAGCTCCGCGACGCGTCCCGGCAGCCTGTGGTCTACGCCGAGCTGCCCGGCGCGCACCATGCGTTCGACGTCTTCCACTCGATCCGGTCCGAAGCCGTCACGGACGCCGTCGAGACGTTCCTGGACGTCACGCTTCGGGATCGGGACCGCGGTGTGCGCGGGAGTACGCGATGA